A single region of the Leptothrix cholodnii SP-6 genome encodes:
- a CDS encoding abortive infection family protein: MKITELTRRDIIDSIASETASWSGRLEEPEFLGRLFDLQNLPSTDSRFPDAAGDIWQHRVNNYDWDADWVFHDNRFNLAHGDDDAFLRFLCEMLHPVVRPDATEAERLRQMFNQFLREDGFELAERTRISGRPVYVGRFIGIGQTPGLAAARETLAGTDPGYVSQQITRMESAVSNDPGLAIGTAKELVETCCKTILIARAVEFSKSADIPELVKLTAKELDLTPADIPEQAKASETIKRLLSNLASITQGVAELRNHYGTGHGKAAGAKGLQPRHAKLAVGAASTLAVFLAETHNERAP, from the coding sequence ATGAAAATCACCGAACTGACCCGCCGGGACATCATCGACTCCATTGCCTCGGAAACGGCCAGTTGGTCTGGGCGTCTCGAAGAACCCGAGTTTCTGGGGCGGCTGTTCGATCTTCAAAATCTGCCCTCGACTGACAGCCGCTTTCCGGACGCGGCGGGCGACATCTGGCAGCACCGCGTCAACAACTACGACTGGGATGCCGACTGGGTATTTCACGACAACCGCTTCAACCTGGCCCATGGGGACGACGATGCGTTTCTCCGGTTTCTCTGCGAGATGCTGCATCCTGTCGTCCGGCCCGACGCCACCGAGGCCGAGCGGCTGCGCCAGATGTTCAACCAGTTCCTTCGGGAGGATGGATTTGAGCTGGCCGAGCGCACACGCATCTCCGGCCGTCCCGTCTATGTCGGCCGCTTCATTGGCATCGGGCAGACGCCAGGCTTGGCGGCGGCCCGCGAGACGCTCGCGGGAACCGACCCTGGATATGTGAGCCAGCAAATCACGCGTATGGAATCCGCCGTCAGCAACGACCCCGGCCTGGCCATCGGTACTGCCAAAGAACTGGTCGAAACCTGCTGCAAGACGATCTTGATCGCGCGGGCTGTCGAATTCTCGAAGAGCGCGGACATTCCTGAGCTGGTGAAGCTGACCGCCAAAGAGCTGGACCTGACGCCAGCCGACATCCCGGAGCAGGCCAAAGCAAGCGAAACCATCAAGCGCCTGCTAAGCAACCTCGCCAGCATCACGCAAGGCGTCGCAGAGCTGCGCAACCACTACGGGACAGGGCACGGCAAGGCCGCCGGAGCCAAAGGCCTTCAGCCGCGCCACGCCAAGCTCGCTGTCGGCGCCGCTTCAACGCTGGCGGTCTTTCTGGCCGAGACCCACAACGAACGCGCACCCTAA
- a CDS encoding type I restriction-modification system subunit M gives MSNLSAVIKSIQDVMRQDSGLDGDAQRISQLTWLLFLKVFDALEEELELTRDGYKSPIPERMRWRNWAADAEGITGDALLSFVDNELFVTLKGLSADPLRNPRGYVVRGVFEDAYNYMKSGQLLRQVVNKLNGIDFNRQSERHQFNDLYEKILKDLQSAGNAGEFYTPRAVTQFMVDMVNPQLGERVFDPATGTGGFLVCAIEHLRRQVHNTEQEAQLQNSILGVEKKQLPHMLCVTNLMLHGIEVPSQVRHDNTLARPLRDYGAADRVDVVLTNPPFGGIEEPGIEQGFPADVRTKETADLFLVLIKQLLKHNGRAALVLPDGTLFGEGVKTRIKEQLLAECKLHTIVRLPNGVFAPYTGIKTNLLFFTKGAPTQAIWYYEHPYPAGAKSYNKTRPIRIEEFDAEKAWWGSEADGFAARVENERAWKVDIAVIKAANFNLDQKNPHAPDAVSHDPDQLLADYTRLQAESQGLRDQLKAILAQSLGARA, from the coding sequence ATGTCCAATCTCTCTGCTGTCATCAAATCCATTCAAGACGTCATGCGCCAGGACAGCGGCCTTGACGGCGACGCCCAGCGCATCTCGCAGCTCACCTGGCTGCTGTTCCTGAAGGTGTTCGACGCGCTCGAAGAAGAACTCGAACTGACCCGCGACGGCTACAAGAGCCCGATCCCCGAGCGCATGCGCTGGCGCAACTGGGCGGCCGACGCCGAGGGCATCACCGGCGATGCGCTGCTGAGCTTCGTCGACAACGAACTCTTCGTCACGCTCAAGGGCCTGAGCGCCGACCCGCTGCGCAACCCGCGCGGCTACGTGGTGCGCGGCGTGTTCGAGGACGCCTACAACTACATGAAGAGCGGCCAGCTGCTGCGCCAGGTGGTCAACAAGCTCAACGGCATCGACTTCAACCGCCAGAGCGAGCGGCACCAGTTCAACGACCTGTACGAGAAGATCCTCAAGGACCTGCAGAGCGCGGGCAATGCCGGCGAGTTCTACACGCCGCGCGCGGTCACGCAGTTCATGGTCGACATGGTGAACCCGCAGCTCGGTGAACGCGTGTTCGACCCGGCCACCGGCACCGGCGGCTTCCTGGTCTGCGCCATCGAGCACCTGCGCCGCCAGGTGCACAACACTGAGCAGGAGGCGCAACTGCAGAACAGCATCCTGGGCGTGGAGAAGAAGCAGCTGCCGCACATGCTGTGCGTCACCAACCTGATGCTGCACGGCATCGAGGTGCCCAGCCAGGTGCGCCACGACAACACGCTGGCCCGGCCGCTGCGCGACTACGGCGCGGCCGACCGGGTCGACGTGGTGCTGACCAATCCGCCGTTCGGTGGCATCGAGGAGCCGGGCATCGAACAAGGTTTTCCGGCCGACGTGCGCACCAAGGAAACCGCCGACCTGTTCCTGGTGCTGATCAAGCAGCTGCTCAAGCACAACGGCCGCGCCGCGCTGGTGCTGCCCGACGGCACGCTGTTCGGCGAAGGCGTGAAGACGCGCATCAAGGAGCAGCTGCTCGCCGAGTGCAAGCTGCACACCATCGTGCGCTTGCCCAACGGCGTGTTCGCGCCCTACACCGGCATCAAGACCAATCTGCTGTTCTTCACCAAGGGCGCGCCGACGCAGGCCATCTGGTACTACGAGCACCCCTATCCGGCCGGCGCCAAGAGCTACAACAAGACCCGGCCGATCCGCATCGAGGAGTTCGACGCCGAGAAGGCCTGGTGGGGCAGCGAGGCCGACGGCTTTGCCGCGCGGGTGGAAAACGAACGCGCCTGGAAGGTCGACATCGCAGTCATCAAGGCCGCCAACTTCAACCTCGACCAGAAGAACCCGCACGCGCCCGACGCGGTGAGCCACGACCCCGACCAGCTGCTGGCTGACTACACCCGGCTGCAGGCCGAGTCGCAGGGGCTACGCGACCAGCTCAAGGCCATCCTGGCGCAGTCGCTGGGGGCGCGGGCATGA
- the hsdR gene encoding EcoAI/FtnUII family type I restriction enzme subunit R → MNDKSRLSESDICDKFIRPAIERAGWNGMDQIYREYPLRAGRVVVRGRKARRDASTVLRADYALFYKLNIPLAVVEAKDASHAVGAGMAQAINYAALLDVPFSFASNGDGFIFRDATLADGVLERYLTLDQFPSPAELWAKYCAWKGWTAEVRKVAEFDYAPAKTPRYYQLNAINRTVEAIAQGRQRALLVMATGTGKTYTAFQIIWRLWKSCAKKRILFLADRNILIDQTMVNDFRPFKGAMAKLSPNAKGVERVDAQGRVGVEDVTLAVNRTTKQVDTSYEIYLSLYQAVTGTSDESNIYKQFSPDFFDLIIVDECHRGSAAEDSSWREILSYFSSATQVGLTATPKETQDVSNSDYFGEPIYTYSLKQGIEDGYLAPYKVVRIDLDRDTFGWRPTEGMTDKLGNLIEDRVYTGADMNRRLVLERRDEVVAAKITEYLKATDREAKTIVFCEDIDHAARMRQALSNANADICQTQPRYVVQITGDNPEGKRELDNFIDPEKTYPVIATTSKLMSTGVDAQTCKLIVLDQNIKSMTLFKQIIGRGTRLREDLGKTWFTILDFKRATELFADKDFDGEPVQVYEPKGDEPVEPPEVADPGDPAGQPDAGEEGAGDPPTGTDPPLGPFGGGDDAPPRKYVIGGQVNVQVARERVQYLNADGKLVTESLRDYTRINLAKRFDSLDQFLQTWNSAERKAVLIDELERQGVFLDALADEVGKDLDPFDLLLHVAYDQPPLTRRERARRVKQRNVFTDYGPMARKVIDALLDKYADEGIATIEGQSVFNVQPFNQFGSATEIIKSFGGRPQYLQALNILERELYAPAHS, encoded by the coding sequence ATGAACGACAAGAGCCGCCTCAGCGAGAGCGACATCTGCGACAAGTTCATCCGCCCAGCCATCGAGCGCGCAGGCTGGAACGGCATGGACCAGATCTACCGCGAGTACCCGCTGCGCGCCGGCCGCGTGGTGGTGCGCGGCCGCAAGGCCCGCCGCGACGCCTCGACGGTGCTGCGCGCCGACTACGCGCTGTTCTACAAGCTCAACATCCCGCTGGCAGTGGTCGAGGCCAAGGACGCCAGCCACGCAGTCGGCGCCGGCATGGCGCAGGCTATCAACTACGCCGCTTTGCTCGACGTGCCCTTCAGCTTTGCCAGCAACGGCGACGGCTTCATCTTCCGCGATGCCACGCTGGCCGATGGGGTGCTGGAGCGCTACCTGACGCTCGATCAGTTCCCGTCGCCGGCCGAACTGTGGGCCAAGTACTGCGCCTGGAAAGGCTGGACAGCCGAGGTGCGCAAGGTCGCCGAGTTCGACTACGCGCCAGCCAAGACACCGCGCTACTACCAGCTCAACGCCATCAACCGCACGGTCGAGGCGATTGCACAAGGGCGCCAGCGCGCGCTGCTGGTCATGGCCACCGGCACCGGCAAGACCTACACCGCCTTCCAGATCATCTGGCGGCTGTGGAAGAGCTGCGCCAAGAAACGCATCCTGTTCCTGGCCGACCGCAACATCCTGATCGACCAGACCATGGTCAACGATTTCCGCCCCTTCAAGGGCGCGATGGCCAAGCTGAGCCCCAATGCCAAGGGCGTCGAACGCGTCGATGCGCAGGGCCGGGTGGGTGTCGAGGACGTGACGCTGGCCGTCAACAGAACCACCAAGCAGGTCGACACGAGCTACGAGATCTACCTGTCGCTCTACCAGGCGGTCACCGGCACCAGCGACGAGAGCAACATCTACAAGCAGTTCTCGCCCGACTTCTTCGACCTCATCATCGTCGACGAATGCCACCGCGGCAGCGCCGCCGAAGACTCGTCGTGGCGCGAGATCCTCAGCTACTTCAGCAGCGCCACCCAGGTCGGCCTGACCGCCACGCCCAAGGAGACGCAGGACGTTTCCAACAGCGACTACTTCGGCGAGCCGATCTACACCTACAGCCTCAAGCAGGGCATCGAGGACGGCTACCTCGCGCCCTACAAGGTGGTGCGCATCGATCTCGACCGCGACACCTTCGGCTGGCGCCCGACCGAGGGCATGACCGACAAGCTCGGCAACCTGATCGAAGACCGCGTCTACACCGGCGCCGACATGAACCGCCGCCTGGTGCTGGAGCGCCGCGACGAGGTGGTGGCCGCCAAGATCACCGAGTATCTGAAGGCGACCGATCGCGAAGCCAAGACCATCGTCTTCTGCGAGGACATCGACCACGCCGCGCGCATGCGCCAGGCCCTGAGCAACGCCAATGCCGACATCTGCCAGACCCAGCCGCGCTACGTGGTGCAGATCACCGGCGACAACCCCGAAGGCAAACGCGAACTCGACAACTTCATCGACCCGGAGAAGACCTACCCGGTGATTGCCACCACGTCCAAGCTGATGAGCACCGGCGTCGATGCGCAGACCTGCAAGCTCATCGTGCTGGACCAGAACATCAAGTCGATGACGCTGTTCAAGCAGATCATCGGCCGCGGCACCCGACTGCGCGAAGACCTGGGCAAGACCTGGTTCACCATCCTCGACTTCAAGCGCGCCACCGAGCTGTTCGCCGACAAGGATTTCGACGGCGAGCCGGTGCAGGTCTACGAGCCCAAGGGTGACGAGCCTGTCGAACCGCCCGAGGTGGCGGATCCGGGCGATCCGGCGGGACAGCCCGATGCCGGTGAAGAAGGTGCAGGCGATCCGCCAACCGGAACCGATCCGCCGCTCGGCCCCTTCGGTGGCGGCGACGATGCGCCACCTCGCAAGTACGTCATCGGCGGCCAGGTCAACGTGCAGGTGGCTCGCGAGCGGGTGCAATACCTCAACGCCGACGGCAAGCTCGTCACCGAGAGCCTGCGCGACTACACCCGCATCAACCTCGCCAAGCGTTTCGACTCGCTCGACCAGTTCCTGCAGACCTGGAACAGCGCCGAGCGCAAGGCCGTGCTGATCGATGAACTGGAGCGCCAGGGCGTGTTCCTCGACGCGCTGGCCGACGAGGTGGGCAAGGACCTCGACCCCTTCGATCTGCTGCTGCACGTCGCCTACGATCAGCCGCCGCTGACACGCCGCGAGCGCGCCCGCCGCGTCAAGCAGCGCAACGTCTTCACCGACTACGGGCCGATGGCGCGCAAGGTGATCGACGCGCTGCTCGACAAGTACGCCGACGAAGGCATCGCCACCATCGAGGGCCAGTCGGTCTTCAACGTGCAGCCCTTCAACCAGTTCGGCAGCGCCACTGAAATCATCAAGAGCTTCGGCGGCCGGCCCCAATACCTGCAAGCCCTGAACATCCTGGAGCGCGAGCTTTACGCGCCCGCTCATTCCTGA
- a CDS encoding tripartite tricarboxylate transporter substrate binding protein, protein MNRLNTVLVVGALALLTASVSAQTPYPSKPIRLIVPIAAGGPSDAAARALAKGLTAGLGQEVLVENRPGANTGLGAGAVLNAPADGYTLLFALASNAGLPHLSKASPYKSLAEFSPVSTIGGNTQCLVVPASVPARTLAEFVAFAKASAKPLMRGANNVSEDMVAGQITGALGFTLERVPYKGGPQMLPDLLEGRLQAAVLPVGFSAPHVRSGRLVMLGCSMGERIAALPAVPTLAESGVAAAPLITAHFVLGPPRLPAEIVERLAAAVHQAAATAEFKHEMERLLIVGAVRSPAQTRELMGQAEAQYVQYVRETGASID, encoded by the coding sequence ATGAACCGATTGAACACCGTCCTCGTTGTCGGCGCGCTGGCCCTGTTGACGGCCTCGGTGTCAGCGCAAACCCCGTACCCGAGCAAGCCGATCCGGCTGATCGTGCCGATTGCCGCCGGCGGTCCGAGCGATGCCGCGGCCCGCGCACTGGCCAAGGGCTTGACTGCCGGGCTCGGCCAGGAGGTGCTGGTCGAGAACCGCCCGGGCGCCAACACCGGCCTCGGCGCGGGTGCCGTGCTGAACGCCCCTGCCGACGGCTACACCCTGCTGTTCGCGCTGGCTTCCAATGCCGGGCTGCCGCACCTGAGCAAGGCGTCGCCGTACAAGTCGCTCGCCGAGTTCTCGCCGGTGTCGACGATCGGCGGCAACACGCAATGCCTGGTGGTGCCCGCCAGCGTGCCGGCCCGGACGCTGGCCGAGTTCGTCGCGTTTGCCAAGGCCAGCGCGAAGCCGCTGATGCGCGGCGCCAACAACGTCTCGGAGGACATGGTGGCCGGCCAGATCACCGGCGCACTGGGCTTCACGCTCGAACGCGTGCCCTACAAGGGTGGCCCACAGATGCTGCCGGACTTGCTGGAGGGGCGCCTCCAGGCGGCGGTGCTGCCGGTCGGCTTCAGCGCCCCCCATGTGCGTTCAGGGCGGCTGGTGATGCTCGGCTGCAGCATGGGCGAACGCATCGCCGCGCTGCCGGCGGTGCCCACGCTCGCCGAGTCCGGCGTGGCCGCTGCCCCGCTGATCACGGCGCACTTCGTGCTCGGGCCGCCGCGACTGCCGGCGGAGATCGTCGAGCGCCTGGCTGCAGCGGTGCACCAGGCCGCGGCGACGGCCGAGTTCAAGCACGAGATGGAGCGCCTGCTGATCGTCGGCGCCGTACGCTCGCCGGCGCAGACCCGCGAGCTGATGGGGCAGGCCGAGGCCCAGTACGTGCAGTACGTCCGCGAGACCGGCGCCAGCATCGACTGA
- a CDS encoding restriction endonuclease subunit S, with the protein MSAVLEAREPRASYLAALQPPLVRQFDLLATAPGGVARLRELILTLAVQGKLVPQDASDEPASVLLQKIRAEKNRLIAAKEIKRDKPLAPISDEEISFDAPRGWELVRLGDLVNASEAGWSPSCAGSPRRAGHWGVLKVSAVSWGKFDPEANKELPADLQPKPEYEVRSGDFLLSRANTEELVARSVVVGAVDPRLMLSDKIIRLDVANPIHRGFLNFCNNEKSARTHYAANASGTSSSMKNVSREVVLNLPIALPPLAEQSRIVTRVEELMRLCDALESQRQLETAQHAQLLNTLLGTLTDSASPDELAANWQRVSDHFDLLLDRPQAVDALEQTILQLAVRGLLVPQDPTDEPASVLLQKIRAEKDRLIAARKIKRDKALPIISDKDGLDDLPEGWVVVRLGAIMELVSGQHLGPAEYAEGLDSGIPYLTGPAEFGPQSPSPTRSTVERRAIAIWGDILITVKGSGVGKLNVVAHSEIAISRQLMAVRSIGVNDAFLFIVLKTLEIKFQMQSVGIAIPGIGREDVSHSILGLPPLAEQARIVARVTQLRSHCADLRQRLSARQAIQSHLAEALVEV; encoded by the coding sequence ATGAGTGCGGTGCTGGAGGCGCGTGAACCGCGCGCGAGCTACCTGGCCGCGTTGCAGCCGCCCCTGGTGCGGCAGTTCGATCTGCTGGCCACTGCGCCCGGTGGCGTGGCGCGACTGCGCGAATTGATCCTGACGCTGGCGGTGCAGGGCAAGCTGGTGCCGCAGGATGCGAGCGACGAGCCGGCGAGTGTGCTGCTGCAGAAGATTCGGGCGGAGAAGAATCGGTTGATTGCGGCGAAGGAAATCAAGCGAGATAAGCCGCTGGCACCGATAAGCGATGAAGAAATATCGTTTGATGCCCCACGTGGGTGGGAATTGGTTCGTTTGGGCGACTTGGTGAATGCCAGTGAAGCGGGCTGGAGTCCAAGTTGTGCTGGTTCTCCACGCCGTGCCGGGCATTGGGGTGTATTGAAAGTCAGCGCAGTTTCTTGGGGGAAATTTGATCCCGAAGCCAACAAAGAATTGCCCGCTGATCTGCAGCCGAAACCAGAATACGAAGTGCGGTCCGGCGATTTTTTGCTATCTCGGGCCAACACGGAAGAACTTGTCGCGCGTTCAGTTGTCGTTGGTGCTGTCGATCCGCGTTTGATGCTCAGCGACAAGATCATTCGGCTGGACGTTGCAAATCCAATTCATCGCGGTTTCCTCAACTTTTGCAACAACGAAAAAAGTGCTCGTACCCATTACGCAGCTAATGCGTCAGGCACAAGCAGTTCGATGAAAAACGTTTCGCGCGAGGTTGTTCTGAATCTTCCAATCGCGTTGCCACCCCTCGCCGAACAATCCCGCATCGTCACCCGCGTCGAAGAACTGATGCGGCTGTGCGATGCGCTCGAAAGCCAACGCCAGCTCGAAACCGCGCAGCACGCCCAACTGCTGAACACCCTGCTGGGCACGCTGACCGACAGCGCCTCGCCCGACGAACTGGCCGCCAACTGGCAGCGCGTGAGCGATCACTTCGACCTGTTGCTCGACCGCCCCCAAGCCGTGGACGCGCTGGAGCAGACCATCCTGCAACTCGCCGTGCGCGGGCTGCTGGTGCCGCAAGACCCGACCGACGAGCCGGCGAGTGTGTTGCTGCAGAAGATTCGGGCGGAGAAGGATCGGTTGATTGCGGCGCGCAAGATCAAGCGGGACAAGGCGTTGCCTATTATTTCTGACAAAGATGGACTCGATGATCTGCCAGAAGGATGGGTCGTGGTTCGGCTGGGTGCAATTATGGAGCTTGTATCTGGTCAGCATCTTGGTCCCGCTGAGTATGCAGAGGGTCTTGACTCTGGGATTCCATATTTAACCGGCCCAGCTGAATTTGGTCCCCAATCGCCCAGCCCAACCAGATCAACTGTAGAGCGGCGCGCCATTGCGATTTGGGGGGATATTCTCATCACAGTTAAGGGTTCCGGCGTTGGAAAACTCAATGTGGTTGCGCATTCGGAGATTGCGATAAGCCGCCAATTGATGGCGGTTCGCTCGATTGGCGTGAATGATGCGTTCCTCTTTATTGTGCTCAAAACGCTTGAGATTAAGTTCCAGATGCAGTCAGTCGGCATAGCTATTCCTGGCATTGGTAGAGAGGATGTTTCTCACTCAATTCTTGGCCTACCACCCCTCGCTGAACAAGCCCGCATCGTCGCCCGCGTCACCCAACTCCGCAGCCACTGCGCCGACCTGCGCCAACGCCTGTCAGCCCGTCAGGCCATCCAAAGCCATCTGGCCGAGGCGCTGGTGGAGGTTTGA
- a CDS encoding methyltransferase has translation MNTQTLATAEQRAAARQLVELIGGNWATQAIGVAARLGLADHVASGVTQVDALARACACDASALHRLLRGLAALGVLRLDDDDDGGRCSLTPTGELLRRDAVLGLNAHAQWWSQQAWAVWSDLMGSVRTGQSTRQRERGQKGFDHLDADAESAHLFHRSMVELTRLVAVDLARSPALPDAGVVIDLGGGHGELLAEVLRARPGLRGVLFDLDHAVDGAQAHLREAGVAERVTVTSGDFFAALPRPVDVVLLKSVLHDWNDGDAVRILQRARDALAPDGRVLVIERLMPDRVEDLPAHRTTTRSDLNMLVGLGGRERTAEDYDALLSSAGLSRRRTLAAAAAFSVIEAVAQAPARRQGPPCIKV, from the coding sequence GTGAACACGCAGACATTGGCAACCGCGGAGCAACGCGCCGCCGCACGTCAACTGGTTGAACTGATCGGCGGCAACTGGGCCACCCAGGCCATCGGCGTGGCGGCACGGCTGGGTCTGGCCGACCACGTGGCGTCGGGCGTGACGCAGGTGGACGCGCTGGCCCGAGCCTGCGCCTGCGATGCGTCCGCCTTGCATCGACTGCTGCGCGGCCTGGCGGCGTTGGGCGTGCTGCGGCTCGACGACGACGACGACGGCGGCCGCTGCAGCCTGACCCCGACCGGCGAACTGCTGCGCCGTGATGCCGTGCTGGGCCTGAACGCGCACGCGCAGTGGTGGTCCCAGCAGGCCTGGGCGGTCTGGTCCGACCTGATGGGCAGTGTGCGCACCGGGCAGAGCACGCGCCAACGCGAGCGCGGCCAGAAGGGCTTCGATCACCTCGACGCTGATGCCGAGTCCGCACACCTGTTTCACCGCTCGATGGTGGAGTTGACGCGGCTGGTGGCGGTCGACCTGGCGCGCTCGCCGGCACTGCCGGACGCGGGTGTCGTCATCGACCTGGGGGGTGGCCACGGCGAGCTGCTGGCCGAGGTGTTGCGCGCCCGACCTGGTTTGCGCGGCGTGCTTTTCGACCTGGATCACGCGGTCGATGGCGCGCAGGCCCACCTGCGCGAAGCCGGCGTTGCCGAGCGTGTGACGGTGACATCGGGCGACTTCTTCGCGGCCTTGCCGCGGCCGGTGGACGTGGTCCTGCTCAAGAGCGTGCTGCACGACTGGAACGACGGCGATGCCGTGCGCATCCTGCAGCGCGCACGCGACGCGCTGGCTCCCGATGGCCGGGTGCTGGTGATCGAACGTCTCATGCCTGACCGGGTGGAAGACCTGCCGGCGCATCGCACGACCACGCGCAGCGACCTCAACATGCTGGTCGGCCTGGGCGGCCGCGAACGCACCGCCGAGGACTATGACGCCCTGCTGTCGTCGGCAGGGCTGTCGCGGCGGCGCACGCTGGCCGCGGCGGCGGCGTTCTCGGTGATCGAGGCGGTTGCTCAGGCCCCCGCCCGAAGGCAGGGGCCGCCTTGCATCAAGGTGTGA
- a CDS encoding PD-(D/E)XK nuclease domain-containing protein codes for MSLNRVLLPSYGVPERVVLQSRLSLLDALIQIDPLAIETSLRALFAGIPSDWYRRNPLAGFEGHYASVFYSHLAGLGLDLRVEDATNHGRIDLTVVLSGQVFLFEFKVVTDAPEGQVLRQIHEKGYAEKYLGQGSDVHLIGVEFSKTARNVVGFEVRTVTQ; via the coding sequence GTGAGCCTGAACCGCGTGCTGCTGCCCAGCTACGGTGTGCCCGAGCGCGTCGTGCTGCAGTCGCGGCTGTCGCTGCTCGATGCCCTGATCCAGATCGACCCCCTGGCCATCGAAACATCGCTGCGGGCGCTCTTTGCCGGCATTCCGAGCGACTGGTATCGCCGCAACCCGTTGGCCGGCTTCGAAGGTCACTACGCCAGCGTGTTCTACAGCCACCTCGCCGGGCTGGGGCTGGATCTGCGGGTCGAAGACGCCACCAACCACGGCCGCATCGACCTGACCGTGGTCTTGTCCGGACAGGTCTTCCTGTTCGAGTTCAAGGTGGTGACCGACGCGCCCGAGGGTCAGGTGCTGCGGCAGATCCACGAGAAGGGCTACGCCGAGAAGTACCTGGGCCAGGGATCGGACGTGCACCTGATCGGGGTCGAGTTCAGCAAGACGGCGCGCAATGTCGTCGGCTTCGAGGTCCGGACGGTCACGCAGTGA
- a CDS encoding LysR family transcriptional regulator, whose product MDKLKALHYFLAAAQTGSLSAAARQQGVSLQAVAKLVGALEAQLGATLFQRGSRGLTLTADGLQYAEACAPLLAQLQAADDGLRQARQRPQGTLVVGGTPFFLQHCIVPALHAFHDNYPDLTLDLRAITHLDEAAARDCDLLVLHGWFEAGDRVRRELPVMPQVTVATPAYWQRHGIPRHPSELAGHNCLCYRNPYGKLLDLWRYRHVGQVGQVGQAGQQGEVIEQVIVRGWLHSNHRDNLVELALGDGGVIRAAPATVQVALASGRLAPVLLDWEMMDPPPLAIYFRPELRRTQRLRVFADFVVTCCTELAQLTSARGQSSVDGRPAWHHGSGRRASSWLTHR is encoded by the coding sequence ATGGACAAACTCAAGGCGCTGCACTATTTCCTCGCGGCCGCGCAGACCGGCAGTCTTTCGGCCGCGGCGCGCCAGCAGGGCGTGAGCTTGCAGGCCGTGGCCAAGCTGGTGGGCGCGCTCGAGGCGCAGCTCGGCGCCACGCTGTTCCAGCGCGGCAGCCGCGGGCTCACGCTCACCGCCGACGGCCTGCAATACGCCGAAGCCTGCGCGCCGCTGCTGGCGCAACTGCAAGCGGCCGACGACGGGCTACGGCAGGCGCGCCAGCGCCCGCAGGGCACGCTGGTGGTCGGCGGCACGCCCTTCTTCCTGCAGCACTGCATCGTGCCGGCACTGCACGCCTTTCACGACAACTACCCGGATCTGACGCTCGACCTGCGCGCCATCACGCACCTGGACGAGGCTGCCGCCCGCGACTGCGACCTCCTCGTTCTGCACGGCTGGTTCGAGGCCGGCGACCGGGTGCGGCGCGAACTGCCGGTGATGCCGCAGGTCACCGTGGCCACGCCCGCCTACTGGCAGCGCCACGGCATCCCGCGCCACCCGAGCGAGCTGGCCGGCCACAACTGCCTGTGCTATCGCAATCCCTACGGCAAGCTGCTGGACCTCTGGCGCTATCGTCACGTCGGCCAGGTGGGTCAAGTGGGCCAGGCCGGCCAGCAGGGCGAGGTCATCGAGCAGGTGATCGTGCGCGGCTGGCTCCATTCGAATCATCGCGACAACCTGGTCGAACTGGCCCTGGGTGACGGTGGCGTGATACGCGCCGCGCCCGCCACCGTGCAAGTCGCCCTGGCCAGCGGCCGCCTGGCGCCGGTGCTGCTCGACTGGGAAATGATGGATCCGCCGCCGCTGGCGATCTACTTCAGGCCCGAACTGCGGCGCACCCAACGCCTGCGCGTCTTCGCAGATTTCGTCGTCACCTGCTGCACCGAACTGGCGCAGTTGACGAGTGCCAGAGGGCAGTCCAGCGTCGATGGCCGGCCGGCATGGCACCACGGCAGCGGCCGGCGTGCGTCGAGCTGGCTGACCCATCGCTGA